In Anopheles gambiae chromosome 2, idAnoGambNW_F1_1, whole genome shotgun sequence, a single window of DNA contains:
- the LOC1273089 gene encoding cystatin-like protein: MASEPKCGGVSDDPELNKEEHAERIGAALATTDGHAGKAYKLHRVTKQVVSGVQYVYFISFENEESGQQYKITVWERPWLKEKDPAEARKITFEVHNG; the protein is encoded by the coding sequence ATGGCCAGCGAACCTAAGTGCGGAGGAGTTTCGGACGATCCGGAGCTAAACAAGGAAGAGCATGCGGAGCGCATCGGTGCCGCCCTGGCCACGACGGATGGTCATGCTGGCAAAGCGTACAAACTGCACCGCGTGACGAAGCAGGTCGTGTCCGGCGTACAGTACGTGTACTTCATTTCGTTCGAGAATGAGGAATCTGGCCAGCAGTACAAGATAACCGTTTGGGAGCGACCCTGGCTGAAGGAAAAAGATCCGGCCGAGGCACGCAAGATCACG